In one Thermodesulfobium acidiphilum genomic region, the following are encoded:
- the moaA gene encoding GTP 3',8-cyclase MoaA, whose product MVDLFGRNIDYARISITDRCNYRCIYCMPEEGVNFIPHEEILRFEEIVRIIKILKELGIKKVRLTGGEPLVRKNVVELIRRITEIKLDDVSLTTNGSLLKIYAEDLFKSGLRRLNISLDTLNCERFTSITRKGTLIDVLEGIEKAISVGFNPVKLNVVVMKGINDQDDLIALANLTREREIHVRFIEIMPIGDNDQNDKFISCEEIMENISKFFKLESTKGPFGNGPAEYYKLENSKGTIGFISPLSKHFCAKCNRIRITSDGMIRLCLFSDVEYNLKEKLRSNLTDEEIKKFILETLFYKPKGHPYIQKAREIYHRNMSAIGG is encoded by the coding sequence TTACCGATAGATGTAACTATAGATGTATCTATTGTATGCCTGAGGAAGGTGTAAATTTTATTCCTCACGAAGAAATTTTGCGTTTTGAAGAAATAGTTAGGATTATAAAGATTTTAAAGGAATTAGGAATAAAGAAAGTGAGATTAACAGGGGGAGAACCATTAGTAAGAAAAAATGTAGTAGAACTTATTAGAAGAATAACAGAAATCAAACTGGACGATGTGTCCCTTACTACCAACGGTTCCCTATTAAAGATATATGCTGAAGATTTATTTAAATCAGGGTTAAGGAGATTAAACATTAGTCTTGATACTTTAAATTGTGAAAGATTTACAAGTATTACTCGAAAGGGTACTCTTATAGACGTTTTAGAAGGAATAGAAAAGGCTATTTCAGTAGGTTTTAATCCTGTGAAGTTAAACGTAGTTGTCATGAAAGGGATTAACGATCAAGATGATCTGATTGCTCTTGCAAATCTTACAAGGGAGAGAGAAATTCACGTAAGATTTATTGAGATAATGCCTATTGGGGATAACGATCAAAATGATAAGTTTATTAGTTGTGAGGAAATAATGGAAAATATATCGAAGTTTTTTAAGCTTGAAAGCACAAAGGGTCCTTTTGGAAATGGTCCAGCAGAATATTACAAGCTTGAAAACTCAAAGGGTACTATAGGTTTTATTTCTCCACTTAGCAAACACTTTTGTGCGAAATGTAACAGAATAAGAATTACATCAGATGGAATGATAAGGCTTTGTTTGTTCTCTGACGTTGAATATAATTTAAAAGAAAAACTAAGATCAAATTTAACTGACGAAGAAATAAAAAAATTTATTTTAGAAACTTTGTTTTATAAGCCAAAAGGTCATCCGTATATTCAAAAAGCTAGAGAAATTTATCATAGAAACATGTCTGCTATTGGAGGATAA
- the moaC gene encoding cyclic pyranopterin monophosphate synthase MoaC: protein MFTHLDNKGKAHMVDIGKKIDTIREAKAQAFIRLTEKTLNIIKDQNIPKGDIFSTARIAGILAAKKTWELIPLTHPIPINQISIDFEVKENGIMIFSQVKTNFKTGVEMEALVAVNLAALTIYDMIKAVERGAVIEDVKLLYKSGGKSGTYEYT from the coding sequence ATGTTTACTCATTTAGATAATAAAGGAAAAGCTCATATGGTAGATATTGGAAAAAAGATTGATACTATAAGAGAGGCTAAAGCTCAAGCTTTTATTAGATTGACCGAAAAAACTCTTAATATAATAAAGGATCAAAATATTCCAAAAGGTGATATATTTTCCACAGCAAGAATTGCTGGGATTTTAGCTGCAAAAAAAACATGGGAACTGATCCCATTAACTCATCCAATACCAATTAATCAAATTAGTATAGATTTTGAGGTTAAAGAAAATGGGATCATGATATTTTCTCAAGTAAAAACTAATTTTAAAACTGGAGTGGAAATGGAAGCGTTGGTAGCAGTTAATTTAGCAGCATTAACGATTTACGATATGATAAAAGCTGTTGAAAGAGGAGCTGTTATCGAGGATGTAAAGTTATTATATAAATCTGGTGGCAAATCTGGCACATATGAGTATACCTAA
- a CDS encoding MogA/MoaB family molybdenum cofactor biosynthesis protein, producing MDKKVTFAVVTLSDSGYKGEREDLSGEKIIEICKERGFLLSCYEILPDEKNLLIEKLIELSNQKINLILTTGGTGFSERDITPEATREVIEKEIPGIPEAMRSLSLKKTNRAMLTRGICGIRMKTIILNLPGSVKAVEECLNFVIDPLEHGIDILMGWDKNCART from the coding sequence ATGGATAAAAAAGTTACATTTGCCGTAGTAACGCTATCTGATTCTGGATACAAAGGAGAAAGAGAAGACCTTAGTGGGGAAAAAATTATTGAAATTTGTAAAGAAAGGGGTTTTTTACTGTCTTGTTATGAAATTTTGCCAGATGAAAAGAATTTATTGATAGAAAAGCTGATTGAACTTTCTAACCAAAAAATAAACCTAATTTTAACAACTGGTGGAACAGGTTTTTCTGAAAGAGATATCACACCTGAAGCTACTAGAGAAGTTATAGAAAAAGAGATACCCGGAATTCCTGAGGCTATGAGAAGTCTTAGTCTTAAAAAAACCAATAGAGCAATGCTTACAAGAGGAATATGTGGAATTAGAATGAAGACAATAATTTTAAATTTACCTGGTAGTGTAAAGGCAGTAGAAGAGTGTTTAAACTTTGTTATTGATCCTCTTGAACATGGAATTGATATATTAATGGGTTGGGACAAAAATTGTGCAAGAACATAA
- a CDS encoding molybdopterin-binding protein yields MQEHKRNKRNYSEIVEELLKYLPSVGSQEVLSSDCVGEILSEDIILKENYPNCFISKYDGYLCKGNSPFKLIKEIYPKDELNFSIEEGCCVFLATGSAVKEIKEELKFFKIEDVDVKDSYIIPIADDTKNNWIKPGSELKSGEKIFSRGKKISYKDKFALELLNIRFVKVFKRLNLSIINTGSELVNESDEPNVTPLSSWIIAPIAQFDGFNVIHSGPIADEEYLLEEILEENLNSDIILFIGSTGKGKRDLIRGVLNKKANPIFEIFNTPVGKNSYAYLCENKLILGFSGIIQASVALYYLILRNLIFKQRKLPVENLADFCDFLEKPEIGRSNWYKSENIESGRIILKKCNFLNSEFLGFYFDEKLFIQRTNFFNQVF; encoded by the coding sequence GTGCAAGAACATAAGAGGAATAAAAGAAACTATTCAGAAATAGTTGAAGAACTTTTAAAATATTTACCTTCTGTTGGTTCACAAGAGGTTTTATCTTCTGATTGCGTAGGCGAAATATTAAGTGAAGACATAATTTTAAAAGAAAATTACCCTAACTGTTTTATTAGTAAATATGATGGATATCTATGCAAAGGCAATTCTCCATTTAAATTAATTAAAGAAATATATCCTAAAGATGAATTGAATTTTTCTATAGAGGAGGGCTGCTGTGTATTTCTTGCTACTGGCTCCGCTGTAAAGGAAATAAAAGAAGAACTGAAATTCTTTAAGATAGAAGATGTAGATGTTAAGGATAGTTATATAATTCCGATAGCTGATGATACTAAAAATAATTGGATAAAACCAGGAAGTGAACTTAAATCTGGTGAAAAAATTTTCTCGCGTGGCAAAAAAATTTCTTATAAAGATAAATTTGCCTTAGAACTTTTAAATATTAGATTTGTTAAAGTTTTTAAAAGATTAAATTTAAGTATAATTAATACTGGATCTGAGTTAGTTAATGAAAGTGATGAACCTAATGTTACACCTCTATCAAGCTGGATAATTGCTCCTATTGCACAGTTTGATGGTTTTAATGTAATTCATTCAGGTCCAATTGCTGATGAAGAATACCTTTTAGAAGAAATTTTAGAAGAAAATTTGAATAGCGATATAATATTGTTTATTGGTTCGACTGGTAAAGGGAAAAGAGATCTTATTAGAGGAGTTTTAAATAAAAAGGCTAATCCAATATTTGAGATTTTCAATACTCCTGTAGGCAAAAATAGTTATGCTTATTTGTGTGAAAATAAGTTAATTTTAGGCTTCTCCGGAATTATACAAGCAAGTGTAGCGCTTTATTATCTAATTTTACGAAATTTGATATTTAAACAAAGAAAGCTCCCCGTGGAAAATCTTGCTGATTTTTGTGATTTTTTAGAAAAGCCTGAAATCGGTAGAAGCAATTGGTATAAAAGCGAGAATATTGAAAGTGGTAGAATTATTTTAAAAAAGTGTAATTTTTTGAATTCTGAATTCTTAGGCTTTTATTTCGATGAAAAGCTATTTATACAGAGAACGAATTTTTTTAATCAAGTTTTTTAA
- a CDS encoding AMIN domain-containing protein: MDVAYADILSNVQNISYKATENGVEVFVYVHGNPNFNYFRLPDGRIVLDIDNSIISKKNNIITKSPIAREIRFAQNTPNKVRVVIESDKNYPYIVSKRADGLEVNIGNFKMPSNSSENVDNNSSVHDYLNNSTSFQDIRRNFIERQPEIIGNTDVNNPGNLRSKYGGFNSYKDINSGIYAAYYNIIRKPGFYNGGNESIKNIIYTWAPPSENNSSRYLDDVIKYCNRFGLNINPDTNFASLSLEQQEIVLCAMFNKEGNRDWINITRNLSEQQKIALINNSILEYSSLNYIASNSGGSQHLVSNPTTQTSKIKESSQGIDKILGKTIVGILRAIF, encoded by the coding sequence GTGGACGTTGCTTATGCTGACATACTGTCAAATGTACAAAATATCTCTTACAAGGCTACAGAAAATGGAGTGGAGGTTTTTGTTTACGTTCATGGTAATCCGAATTTTAATTATTTTAGATTACCTGATGGAAGAATAGTATTAGATATCGATAATTCAATTATTTCTAAGAAGAACAATATAATAACGAAATCTCCTATTGCAAGAGAAATTCGCTTTGCTCAAAATACACCTAATAAAGTTAGAGTAGTTATAGAAAGTGATAAAAATTATCCATATATTGTATCTAAAAGAGCCGATGGTTTAGAAGTTAATATAGGAAATTTTAAAATGCCAAGCAATAGTTCAGAAAATGTTGACAATAATTCATCTGTACATGATTATTTAAACAATTCTACTTCATTTCAAGATATTAGGAGAAATTTCATTGAGAGGCAGCCAGAAATTATTGGAAATACCGATGTCAACAATCCAGGTAATCTTAGATCTAAATATGGTGGGTTTAATAGCTATAAAGATATAAATTCTGGCATATATGCTGCTTACTATAATATTATTAGAAAACCAGGTTTTTACAATGGTGGGAATGAATCTATCAAGAATATTATTTATACGTGGGCACCTCCTAGTGAAAACAATTCCTCACGATATTTAGATGATGTAATAAAGTATTGCAATAGATTTGGTTTAAACATAAACCCTGATACAAATTTTGCTAGTCTATCACTTGAACAGCAAGAAATAGTTTTGTGTGCAATGTTTAATAAAGAAGGAAATAGGGACTGGATAAATATTACAAGAAATCTATCTGAACAGCAAAAAATAGCTTTAATTAATAATTCTATTTTAGAATATTCTTCTTTAAATTATATCGCATCTAACTCTGGTGGATCACAGCATCTTGTATCAAACCCTACAACACAAACAAGCAAAATTAAAGAATCTTCGCAAGGAATAGATAAAATCTTAGGTAAAACAATTGTTGGAATACTTCGAGCTATCTTTTAA
- the pyrF gene encoding orotidine-5'-phosphate decarboxylase produces the protein MESKVIVALDLEDLREIEETVRELSILTKWFKIGYQMISSIGIKESVRIVKSFNCNVFLDMKLYDIPNTVARAIRNLTKLDIDMLTIHISGGSKMIKEALKSIDDGSDVKLLGVTLLTSFSKEEAKKIYNQDETIDVVKKFARIGYDMGLRGFVCSPHELKALKSEFSDCIFVVPGIRPSWSLKNDQERFATPYEAKLNGATYIVVGRPIIKPNNNLKPSYALKSIIEEFSK, from the coding sequence TTGGAGTCAAAAGTAATAGTTGCACTTGACTTAGAAGATTTAAGAGAAATAGAAGAAACAGTTAGAGAACTTTCAATATTAACGAAGTGGTTTAAAATAGGGTATCAAATGATTTCTTCCATTGGTATAAAAGAATCTGTAAGAATTGTAAAATCATTTAACTGTAATGTGTTTCTAGATATGAAATTGTATGATATTCCTAATACAGTGGCTAGGGCCATAAGAAATCTCACGAAACTAGACATTGATATGCTTACGATACACATAAGTGGTGGCTCAAAGATGATAAAAGAAGCTTTAAAAAGTATTGATGATGGAAGTGATGTCAAGCTTTTAGGGGTAACGCTTTTAACTAGTTTTTCTAAAGAAGAAGCAAAAAAAATTTATAATCAGGATGAAACTATTGATGTTGTTAAGAAATTTGCAAGAATTGGTTATGATATGGGATTGAGGGGTTTTGTTTGTAGTCCTCATGAGCTAAAAGCTTTAAAAAGTGAATTTTCAGACTGTATTTTTGTTGTGCCAGGAATAAGGCCATCGTGGAGTCTTAAAAATGATCAAGAAAGATTTGCAACCCCTTATGAAGCAAAATTGAACGGTGCAACGTATATTGTGGTTGGCAGACCTATAATAAAACCAAATAATAATTTAAAACCATCATATGCACTAAAATCTATCATTGAGGAGTTTAGTAAATGA
- a CDS encoding phosphoribosyltransferase family protein, whose translation MSENNEILTILREHNAIVYGHFLYTSGKHGEVYINKDAIYIKPKVVSELCLKMSIMVRDIDFEVVCAPTIGGVILSQWIAYHSSNLKNTEILSVFSEEVNGKRVLKRGYDKVVENKKILVVDDILTTGSSIKKVISAVKDCKGIIQGSVCLVNRGKVNARDIDSPFLSSLLSIDFKSYEPEECPLCKRNIPINTDLGKGKKLQNL comes from the coding sequence ATGAGTGAAAACAATGAAATATTGACTATTTTAAGAGAACATAATGCTATTGTTTATGGACATTTTTTGTATACATCGGGTAAACATGGTGAAGTTTATATTAATAAAGATGCTATATATATAAAACCAAAAGTGGTCTCAGAACTTTGTTTGAAGATGTCAATTATGGTAAGGGATATAGATTTTGAAGTTGTTTGCGCACCCACAATTGGTGGAGTAATACTCTCACAGTGGATTGCTTATCACAGTTCAAATTTAAAAAACACAGAAATATTATCTGTATTTTCTGAAGAAGTAAACGGAAAAAGGGTTTTGAAAAGAGGATATGATAAGGTTGTTGAAAACAAAAAAATTTTAGTAGTTGATGATATTCTCACTACAGGTTCATCGATAAAAAAAGTAATTAGTGCAGTAAAGGATTGTAAAGGGATTATTCAAGGTAGTGTCTGTTTGGTAAATAGGGGTAAAGTAAATGCTAGGGACATAGACTCACCATTTTTGTCAAGCCTTTTAAGTATTGATTTTAAATCATACGAACCTGAAGAATGTCCTCTATGTAAAAGGAATATTCCTATTAATACCGATCTTGGTAAGGGTAAGAAATTGCAAAATTTATGA
- a CDS encoding histidine kinase dimerization/phosphoacceptor domain -containing protein gives MISNEKWRFKFISNVFNVEVFLINFINENSFYIEAIINNKETTTVSKKFLDFVKKNRYKDYKLPFLYKEKGYTYLEEYYYLDYSTYIMFKFNTKNIPNFREFNEFKDTLILQSLNSNPCKKLFASDFSSEDGIVVLDENANELYASSNAKLICTKATNVIDFYNKGIWREFLSKSKFICPKFFIKTLRNENYMANLEFHPIFKENKLKYFIIVVKDLSKKLLLEVEKQKQLNTMKEINHMIKNNLQIIKSIMNIKSRRLSDKELIDDISIKLECLARVHEQLIKLSEELSLKTLLESLFKVLINSGREKLYVYGDLIGEYQKMLLLILALIELMQNSLKYAFLTEEKSKIFISIVKSFEKIRITYQDFGEFKSEEFISKGYGSDLIRALLINGLNASFVRVPVKKGTLFEIILENF, from the coding sequence ATGATATCAAATGAAAAGTGGAGATTTAAATTTATATCAAATGTTTTTAATGTTGAAGTTTTTCTGATAAACTTTATTAATGAGAATAGTTTTTATATTGAGGCAATTATAAATAATAAGGAAACAACTACAGTATCAAAAAAATTTTTAGATTTTGTAAAAAAAAATCGTTATAAAGATTATAAGTTGCCATTTTTATATAAGGAAAAGGGCTACACATATCTCGAAGAATATTACTATCTGGATTACAGTACGTATATTATGTTTAAATTTAACACGAAAAATATACCAAATTTTAGAGAATTTAATGAGTTTAAAGATACTTTGATTCTTCAATCTCTTAATTCAAACCCCTGCAAAAAGCTGTTTGCAAGTGATTTTTCGTCTGAAGATGGAATTGTTGTTTTAGATGAGAACGCTAATGAACTGTATGCCTCTTCTAATGCAAAACTAATTTGTACAAAGGCTACAAATGTTATTGATTTTTATAATAAGGGTATATGGAGGGAATTTCTTTCAAAAAGTAAATTTATATGCCCAAAATTTTTTATAAAAACGCTTAGAAATGAAAATTATATGGCAAATTTAGAATTTCACCCAATTTTTAAGGAAAATAAATTGAAATACTTTATTATAGTCGTAAAGGATTTATCAAAAAAATTATTATTAGAAGTTGAAAAACAAAAACAGTTGAATACAATGAAGGAAATTAATCATATGATTAAAAACAATCTTCAAATAATTAAAAGCATAATGAATATAAAATCACGGAGATTATCTGATAAAGAACTTATTGACGATATTTCAATAAAACTTGAATGTCTTGCAAGGGTACACGAACAATTAATCAAACTTTCTGAAGAATTATCTCTTAAAACGTTGTTAGAAAGTTTATTTAAAGTTCTAATTAATTCTGGTAGGGAAAAGTTGTACGTTTATGGTGATCTTATAGGTGAATATCAGAAAATGTTGCTATTAATACTTGCTCTCATCGAATTAATGCAAAATTCGCTAAAATATGCATTTTTAACTGAAGAAAAGTCCAAAATATTTATCTCAATAGTTAAAAGCTTTGAAAAAATTAGAATTACATATCAAGATTTTGGTGAGTTTAAATCTGAAGAATTCATTTCTAAAGGATATGGCAGCGATCTTATAAGGGCACTCTTAATTAATGGCCTGAACGCCTCCTTTGTGCGAGTGCCTGTAAAGAAGGGGACTTTATTTGAAATTATCTTAGAAAATTTTTGA
- a CDS encoding ANTAR domain-containing response regulator: MKSDIKLSAKNKDQIRIFIADDEFLIRLDMKEELDREGFKVIGEAKDGVEALSEIIRLKPDVSIIDIMMPHMDGLKLAKRLKDEDLGAVVFLTAYNNKDFIDRASKIGAFSYLLKPYRISELKSAILLAFERYKDNKILREKNIELEESIKTKNSLYRAKLFIIEQTRLSENEIHKRMQEYSMKNRISLRELSDLILKTKNIPEGIKNP, translated from the coding sequence ATGAAGAGTGATATAAAGTTGTCAGCTAAGAATAAAGATCAGATAAGAATTTTTATTGCCGATGATGAGTTTCTGATTAGATTGGATATGAAGGAGGAATTAGATAGAGAGGGTTTTAAAGTGATTGGGGAGGCTAAAGACGGTGTTGAGGCACTTTCTGAGATAATTAGATTAAAGCCTGATGTAAGTATTATAGATATCATGATGCCACATATGGACGGTTTAAAGTTGGCTAAGAGGTTAAAAGATGAAGATTTAGGTGCTGTTGTTTTTTTGACTGCTTATAATAACAAAGATTTTATAGATAGAGCATCTAAAATTGGTGCTTTTTCTTATTTGTTGAAACCATATAGAATTAGTGAATTAAAGAGCGCTATTCTTCTTGCCTTTGAGAGATATAAAGATAATAAAATATTAAGAGAAAAAAATATAGAGCTCGAAGAATCAATTAAAACAAAGAATTCATTATATCGAGCAAAATTGTTCATAATAGAACAAACTCGCTTGAGTGAAAATGAGATACATAAAAGAATGCAAGAATATTCAATGAAAAATAGAATCTCTTTAAGAGAACTTTCTGATCTGATTTTAAAAACTAAGAATATACCTGAAGGAATCAAAAATCCTTAA
- a CDS encoding inositol monophosphatase family protein, whose translation MKERLKIIKKCALEAGEILKYYYSNELHTRFKGKIDMVTDADISSQEKIINIIRSEFPHDEIIAEENSKNTYNFKSTWIIDPLDGTTNFIHRLPWFAISIAYIKDNEIKIGLVYIPLLNEFFLAIKGEGAFLNDEKIFVSKEDNLEKCLVGTGFPYSIHENYEEIVRRFKNILINVRGIRRPGAAAQDLAYVACGRFDAFYEDGLKPWDVAAGILLVSEAGGKVTDYDGNEYIIGQSDQILASNFLLHDKIMKLLS comes from the coding sequence TTGAAAGAAAGATTAAAAATAATTAAAAAATGTGCATTAGAAGCAGGTGAAATATTAAAATATTATTATTCAAATGAATTACATACTAGATTTAAAGGCAAGATTGATATGGTTACTGATGCTGATATAAGTTCTCAAGAAAAAATTATAAACATTATAAGATCAGAATTTCCTCATGACGAAATAATAGCTGAGGAAAATTCAAAAAATACATATAATTTTAAGTCTACCTGGATTATTGATCCATTGGATGGGACGACAAATTTCATTCATAGGCTTCCATGGTTTGCTATATCTATCGCTTATATCAAAGATAATGAAATAAAAATTGGTTTGGTTTATATACCGCTATTAAATGAATTTTTTCTTGCTATTAAAGGTGAAGGTGCATTTCTTAATGATGAAAAAATTTTTGTAAGTAAAGAAGATAACTTGGAAAAATGTCTTGTCGGGACCGGATTTCCTTATTCAATTCATGAAAACTATGAGGAGATAGTCAGAAGATTTAAAAATATCCTGATAAACGTAAGGGGGATTAGAAGACCAGGTGCTGCTGCACAAGACCTGGCTTATGTAGCGTGTGGCAGATTTGATGCTTTTTATGAGGATGGGTTAAAGCCCTGGGATGTCGCTGCTGGAATACTTTTGGTTAGTGAGGCTGGTGGAAAAGTAACAGATTATGATGGTAACGAATATATAATTGGACAATCAGATCAGATATTGGCATCGAATTTTTTGTTGCATGACAAAATTATGAAACTTCTTTCTTAA
- a CDS encoding transglycosylase SLT domain-containing protein gives MGLNLNRKMIRCILFTFFLISSIFNSSLSYASSENFGMWQNIKIQTYNYNVFPPKSLFAFLLKNNVPYDRAVEMVGIAGAESNYNPNAIVDNPKGGILLSSGRISLPEYSVGLFQINLLAHSKTLCKTFSVCDWDDQVSWLLDPYNNAEFAIYISGKGQNFSPWSSYRNGKYLMYAEQFYKTYSLSER, from the coding sequence TTGGGTCTTAATTTGAATAGAAAAATGATTAGGTGTATTTTATTTACTTTTTTTCTTATCTCTTCCATTTTTAATTCGTCTCTTTCTTATGCATCAAGTGAAAATTTTGGAATGTGGCAAAATATAAAAATTCAAACTTATAATTATAACGTATTTCCACCTAAATCTCTTTTTGCCTTTCTTTTAAAAAACAATGTACCTTATGATAGAGCAGTTGAAATGGTTGGGATAGCTGGGGCAGAAAGCAATTATAATCCTAATGCTATTGTAGACAATCCTAAAGGGGGAATACTTCTAAGTTCAGGGAGGATTTCTTTACCTGAATACTCTGTAGGTTTATTCCAAATTAATTTATTAGCACATAGTAAAACTTTGTGCAAAACTTTTAGTGTATGCGATTGGGATGATCAGGTTAGTTGGTTATTAGATCCATATAATAATGCAGAATTTGCAATTTATATTTCTGGAAAGGGACAAAATTTTTCTCCCTGGAGCTCTTATCGAAATGGCAAATATTTGATGTATGCAGAGCAATTTTATAAAACTTATAGTTTGTCAGAACGTTAA
- a CDS encoding aldehyde ferredoxin oxidoreductase family protein → MFGNNGKIAFVDLSKRKITLKHFNKDFYKKFLGGSGIGAYFINNFVKKETDPLSEKNVIVIASGPWQAGMLPGCGKISVMCRSPLTGTFSDTSAGSNFSVHLKSAGLDAIVIQNKSDKPIYLYVSQGDIEILDADSLWGLDTYQTHEMLVEKHKGKNISTITIGQAGESLVKFACVVSNAHGFGGRGGAGAVMGSKNLKAIVVAQGEMCNVYDSINLSKFRRDLFEKLKKANVFNGEGTPAVMAAIERLGDVPIHHWLKDEWEEGAKALAAPRYTEYLNAKSRYCFGCVIGCHRYVESPTGYKGIGPEYETLALYGTNLDIKDLDAVCIANDLSNRYGIDTITMGNLIATVIEGYEAGYIKQSDIGFVPKWGDTETLINLINLTCQKRGIGKIISEGSKYLINTFNMPESFNVSVKNLDIPAHDPRAFYSLSINYATGNRGACHQRGASHVGERAGVLNQFGTEIKTLLDSMENKELLAIRAQDLSCLLNSLTICFFHLFGNLTADDIVNGVNLVTGWNTNIEELMETSERIFILQRMINNNYGFGRTDDTLPERFFKAAETGPRKGKAVYDFEKHLVNYYKLRGLDENGKILPETIKRLELDKLDMNHFCTD, encoded by the coding sequence ATGTTTGGAAATAATGGAAAAATTGCTTTTGTAGATCTAAGCAAAAGAAAAATTACATTAAAGCATTTTAATAAAGATTTTTATAAGAAATTTCTTGGCGGGAGTGGTATTGGAGCTTACTTCATAAATAATTTCGTTAAAAAAGAAACAGATCCTCTTTCAGAAAAGAATGTAATTGTAATAGCATCAGGTCCATGGCAGGCAGGAATGCTACCTGGCTGCGGAAAGATTTCTGTAATGTGTAGATCTCCTCTTACAGGAACCTTTTCTGATACCTCTGCCGGAAGTAATTTTTCTGTTCATCTAAAATCAGCAGGACTCGATGCAATTGTAATTCAAAACAAGTCAGACAAACCGATTTATTTATATGTATCTCAGGGTGATATTGAAATTCTTGATGCTGATTCTCTATGGGGTCTAGATACATACCAAACCCATGAAATGCTCGTAGAAAAACATAAGGGAAAAAATATATCTACCATCACAATTGGTCAAGCAGGAGAAAGTCTTGTTAAGTTTGCTTGTGTTGTGAGTAATGCACATGGTTTTGGTGGAAGAGGTGGAGCCGGAGCTGTTATGGGCTCCAAAAATCTAAAAGCTATAGTGGTAGCTCAAGGTGAAATGTGTAACGTATACGATAGTATAAATCTTTCTAAATTCAGAAGAGATCTATTCGAAAAACTAAAAAAAGCAAATGTATTTAACGGTGAAGGGACTCCTGCTGTAATGGCCGCCATTGAAAGGCTTGGAGATGTACCTATTCATCACTGGCTTAAAGATGAATGGGAAGAAGGAGCAAAAGCTCTAGCTGCCCCGAGATATACTGAATATCTTAATGCAAAAAGTAGATATTGTTTTGGATGTGTAATTGGATGTCATAGATACGTAGAATCGCCAACAGGTTATAAAGGGATTGGTCCAGAATACGAAACTCTTGCGTTGTATGGAACAAATTTAGATATAAAAGATCTTGATGCAGTGTGTATTGCAAATGATCTATCAAATAGATACGGCATCGATACTATCACAATGGGAAATCTAATAGCAACTGTTATAGAAGGATATGAAGCAGGGTATATTAAACAAAGCGATATAGGTTTCGTACCAAAATGGGGTGATACTGAAACTTTAATAAATCTAATCAACCTTACCTGTCAAAAAAGGGGGATAGGAAAAATTATTTCTGAAGGCTCAAAATATTTAATAAACACTTTTAACATGCCAGAATCGTTTAACGTTTCTGTAAAAAATCTGGATATACCTGCCCACGATCCTAGAGCCTTTTATTCTCTCTCCATAAATTATGCTACTGGTAACAGAGGTGCATGTCACCAAAGAGGCGCTTCTCATGTAGGAGAGAGAGCTGGAGTTCTAAATCAATTTGGAACTGAGATTAAAACATTACTAGATAGCATGGAAAATAAAGAATTGCTTGCTATTAGAGCACAAGATCTATCATGTTTATTAAACTCACTTACAATCTGTTTCTTCCATCTTTTTGGAAATTTAACAGCAGATGATATTGTAAATGGTGTAAATCTAGTAACTGGATGGAATACAAATATTGAAGAATTGATGGAAACTTCTGAAAGAATTTTTATTTTACAAAGAATGATAAACAACAACTATGGTTTTGGTAGAACTGACGATACTCTTCCAGAAAGATTTTTCAAAGCTGCTGAAACTGGTCCTCGTAAAGGTAAGGCTGTTTACGACTTTGAAAAACATCTTGTTAATTATTACAAATTAAGAGGTCTTGACGAAAATGGCAAAATTTTACCTGAAACAATAAAAAGATTAGAATTGGATAAACTTGATATGAACCATTTTTGTACAGATTAA